One genomic window of Polyangium aurulentum includes the following:
- a CDS encoding class I SAM-dependent RNA methyltransferase — protein sequence MPHGPRATRKPQAQAQPARNKRPPKAEILRIESLAAGGAGVAHVDERAVFVPGTAPGEEIEAEVDRSSRPARGRLLRVIAPSPERVEAACCGGGCDWIHLSVRAQETAHAEIVRAAVAHAIGSEPPAVRVHAAPSPLAYRTRARLFARNERGRLRVGYRAAGSHALVPVSSCAVLAPSIAPALGDLPEVLAGAKGEGDVQLGVGAGGRLVVEIAWRGELPATTWKIIDQRVADGLWAGARVRLEGVKTPAAFGDPRPVLEGADGAPLLIAAGSFAQSSDRGAAILARRVAQLACEDVDAAKLEIGPTLELFSGSGTLSILLAPIAASFVAVESDEEAARCARENLAARGLDGKVVVADADAFAIPARTEVVVLDPPRAGAPGATRAIASGRADRVVYVACDPATLARDLGVLVRAGFALTHIETIELFPQTSHVETVARLVRKRGSR from the coding sequence ATGCCGCACGGACCGCGCGCCACTCGCAAACCCCAGGCGCAAGCTCAGCCCGCACGCAACAAGCGTCCCCCCAAGGCGGAGATCCTCCGCATCGAGAGCCTCGCCGCGGGCGGCGCGGGCGTGGCCCACGTCGACGAACGCGCGGTGTTCGTGCCGGGCACCGCGCCGGGCGAGGAGATCGAGGCCGAGGTCGATCGCAGCTCGAGGCCCGCGCGCGGCCGGCTGCTGCGCGTGATCGCGCCGAGCCCCGAGCGCGTCGAGGCCGCCTGTTGCGGCGGCGGATGCGACTGGATCCACCTGTCGGTGCGCGCGCAGGAGACCGCGCACGCCGAGATCGTCCGCGCCGCCGTGGCGCACGCGATCGGATCCGAGCCGCCGGCCGTCCGCGTGCACGCCGCGCCCTCGCCGCTCGCGTATCGCACCCGGGCACGGCTGTTCGCGCGCAACGAGCGCGGGCGCTTGCGCGTCGGCTATCGGGCCGCTGGATCGCACGCGCTCGTGCCCGTCTCGTCGTGCGCGGTGCTCGCTCCCTCGATCGCGCCTGCGCTCGGCGATCTGCCCGAGGTGCTTGCAGGCGCGAAGGGTGAGGGCGACGTGCAGCTCGGCGTCGGCGCGGGCGGCCGCCTCGTCGTCGAGATCGCGTGGCGCGGCGAGCTGCCCGCCACGACGTGGAAGATCATCGATCAGCGCGTCGCCGACGGCCTCTGGGCCGGCGCGCGCGTGCGCCTCGAAGGCGTGAAGACGCCCGCGGCTTTCGGTGATCCGCGGCCGGTGCTCGAAGGCGCGGACGGCGCGCCGCTGCTGATTGCGGCCGGCTCGTTCGCGCAGTCGTCGGATCGCGGTGCAGCGATCCTCGCGCGGCGTGTCGCACAGCTCGCCTGCGAGGACGTGGATGCGGCCAAGCTCGAGATCGGCCCGACGCTCGAGCTCTTCTCCGGCAGCGGCACGCTCTCGATCCTGCTCGCGCCGATCGCCGCGTCGTTCGTCGCCGTGGAATCGGACGAGGAGGCTGCGCGGTGCGCGCGGGAAAACCTCGCGGCGCGCGGGCTCGACGGCAAGGTGGTCGTGGCGGACGCGGACGCCTTCGCGATCCCTGCGCGCACCGAGGTCGTGGTGCTCGATCCGCCGCGCGCGGGGGCGCCGGGGGCGACGCGCGCCATCGCGTCGGGCCGCGCGGATCGCGTGGTGTACGTCGCTTGCGATCCGGCCACGCTCGCCCGCGATCTCGGCGTCCTCGTCCGCGCGGGCTTCGCGCTCACGCACATCGAGACGATCGAGCTCTTCCCTCAGACGAGCCACGTCGAGACCGTGGCGCGCCTCGTCCGCAAGCGCGGCTCCCGGTGA